CCTTGGATCAACTCGCGGACATCGATGAAGTGGCCCGTCACCGCAGCGGCGGCGGCCATGGCCGGGCTGACCAGGTGGGTACGACCACCGGCACCCTGGCGGCCTTCGAAGTTACGGTTGGACGTGGAGGCACAGTGCTCGCCGCTTTCCAGGCGGTCCGGGTTCATCGCCAGGCACATCGAGCAACCCGGTTCACGCCACTCGAAACCGGCTTCGAGGAAAATCTTGTCGAGGCCTTCACGTTCGGCCTGCGCCTTCACCAGGCCCGAACCCGGGACGACGATGGCCTGCTTGACCGTGGCGGCGACTTTGCGGCCCTTGGCGATTTCTGCCGCGGCGCGCAGGTCTTCGATCCGCGAGTTGGTGCAGGAGCCAATGAATACGCGGTCAAGCTGGATATCGGTGATCGCCTGGTTGGCGGTCAGGCCCATGTACTTCAAGGCACGTTCGATCGAACCACGCTTGACCAGGTCGACCTCGGCAGCCGGGTCCGGCACACGCTGGTCTACCGCCAGTACCATCTCGGGCGAAGTGCCCCAGCTGACTTGCGGCTTGATCTGCGCGGCGTCCAGTTCGACCACGGTGTCGAACACGGCATCAGCATCGGAAACCAGGTCTTTCCACGACTCGACGGCCTGCTCCCACTGCTCGCCCTTCGGTGCATAGGGGCGGCCTTCAACGTAGGCGACGGTGGTGGCATCGGTCGCCACCAGGCCCACACGGGCACCGGCCTCGATCGACATGTTGCAGATGGTCATGCGGCCTTCCATGGACAAGCCACGGATAGCGCTGCCGGCGAATTCCATGGCGTGGCCGTTGCCACCGGCGGTGCCGATCTTGCCGATGACGGCGAGGACGATGTCCTTGGCGGTGACACCGGCAGGCAGTTCGCCTTCGACGCGCACCAGCATGTTCTTCATCTTTTTGGCGACCAGGCACTGGGTGGCGAGCACGTGCTCGACCTCGGAGGTGCCGATGCCGTGGGCCAAGGCGCCGAATGCGCCGTGGGTGGAGGTGTGCGAGTCGCCGCAGACCACGGTCATGCCAGGCAAGGTGGCGCCCTGCTCCGGGCTGATGACGTGGACGATGCCCTGGCGTTCGTCATTCATCTTGAATTCGACGATGCCGTACTCGTCACAGTTCTCATCGAGGGTCTGCACCTGCAGGCGCGACACCTGGTCGACGATGGCTTCGATACCGCCCTTGCGCTCTGGCGTGGTCGGCACGTTGTGATCGGGGGTGGCGATGTTGGTGTCGATGCGCCATGGCTTGCGCTGCGCCAGGCGCAGGCCTTCGAAGGCCTGGGGCGACGTCACTTCGTGGATGATGTGGCGGTCGATGTAGATCAAGGACGAGCCGTCATCACGGCGCTTGACCTCGTGGGCTTCCCAGAGTTTGTCGTAGAGCGTTTTGCCAGCCATCAGACTGTTCCTCATCAGCGTCTTTCTATGCCAAAGACCCCTTGGCTTGTACGGACGATGCTATGGCGATAGATTGAATAACTCAAATTCATATTTTTCATGCTTTGCATAACCATCAGGAATCAGAGAGATGGACCTGGCCAACCTCAGTGCTTTTATCGCCATCGCCGAAACCGGCAGCTTTTCCGGCGCCGGCGAACGGCTGCACCTGACACAGCCCGCTATCAGCAAACGCATCGCCGGCCTTGAGCAGCAACTGGACGTGCGCCTGTTCGACCGCCTGGGCCGTGAAGTGACCCTGACCGAAGCTGGGCGGGCGTTGCTGCCAAGGGCTTATCAGATTCTCAACGTGCTCGATGATACCCGCCGCGCGCTGACCAATTTGACGGGGGAAGTGAGTGGTCGACTGACCCTGGCCACCAGCCACCATATCGGTTTGCACCGTTTGCCCCCGCTGTTACGGGCGTTCACCCGGCAGTACCCTTCGGTTGCGTTGGATATTCAGTTCATGGACTCAGAGGCGGCCTACGACGAGATTCTCCATGGCCGCGCCGAAATTGCCGTCATTACCCTGGCTCCAGAGCCCCATCACCTGGTCAAGGCGATCCCGGTCTGGGACGACGCCCTGGACTTCGTCGCCGCCCCGGAACACCCGCTGGCCAACAACCACGCGGTCAGCCTGGCCGATGTCGCCCGCCACCCGGCGGTATTCCCGGGTGGCAACACCTTCACCCACCACATCGTCCAGCGCCTGTTCGAAAGCCAGGGCCTGACGCCGAACATCGCCATGAGCACCAACTACCTGGAAACCATCAAGATGATGGTTTCCATTGGCCTGGCCTGGAGCGTGCTGCCGCGCACCATGCTCGATGATCAGGTTGCACCCATCGCTTTACCCGGCATACAGCTGTCGCGCCAGCTAGGCTACATTCTGCACACGGAGCGAACGCTATCGAATGCGGCGAGGGCCTTCATGGCCCTGCTCGACAGCCATGCAGGGTCCGCCTGACCGGTCGTCAGTTCGGCATTTCCAACTCAAGGACGCGTCAAACGCCAAAGGTCTGGTACCAATGCCCAAATCAGCTAACCGCTTTCCGCGCCTGCCGCGTATCCCTGCGGCCGACCCACAGGAGTCCGAACAGGCCTGGCAGAGCGCCCCGCAATTGCTCGCCGCGCTCAACGGTGCCCGCCTGGGCGCCTGGCTGTGGGACATCGAAACCGGCCGGGTCAGCTGGTCACGTGGTACCCAGGCACTGTTCGGCTTCGACCCGCAACGCCCGCTGCCCAACGACATCGACTACCTAGACCTGCTGCCCGAAGAAGACCGCGCGCGCACCCGCCAGCTGTTCCAGGCAGTCGTCAACGGCGAGCCCGTGGAGCAAGCCATGCGCCACCGCATCCGCTGGCCAGATGGCAGCCTGCACTGGCTGGAGATAAACGGCAGCCTGACCCACGACCGCCACGGCCGACCGCAGATGATCGGGGTGATCCGTGAGATCACCCGCCAACGCGAGCGCGAAACGGCGCTGATCAACTCGGAAAAACGCTTTGCCACGCTGTTTCACCTGA
The sequence above is drawn from the Pseudomonas putida genome and encodes:
- a CDS encoding LysR family transcriptional regulator, which encodes MDLANLSAFIAIAETGSFSGAGERLHLTQPAISKRIAGLEQQLDVRLFDRLGREVTLTEAGRALLPRAYQILNVLDDTRRALTNLTGEVSGRLTLATSHHIGLHRLPPLLRAFTRQYPSVALDIQFMDSEAAYDEILHGRAEIAVITLAPEPHHLVKAIPVWDDALDFVAAPEHPLANNHAVSLADVARHPAVFPGGNTFTHHIVQRLFESQGLTPNIAMSTNYLETIKMMVSIGLAWSVLPRTMLDDQVAPIALPGIQLSRQLGYILHTERTLSNAARAFMALLDSHAGSA
- the leuC gene encoding 3-isopropylmalate dehydratase large subunit, with translation MAGKTLYDKLWEAHEVKRRDDGSSLIYIDRHIIHEVTSPQAFEGLRLAQRKPWRIDTNIATPDHNVPTTPERKGGIEAIVDQVSRLQVQTLDENCDEYGIVEFKMNDERQGIVHVISPEQGATLPGMTVVCGDSHTSTHGAFGALAHGIGTSEVEHVLATQCLVAKKMKNMLVRVEGELPAGVTAKDIVLAVIGKIGTAGGNGHAMEFAGSAIRGLSMEGRMTICNMSIEAGARVGLVATDATTVAYVEGRPYAPKGEQWEQAVESWKDLVSDADAVFDTVVELDAAQIKPQVSWGTSPEMVLAVDQRVPDPAAEVDLVKRGSIERALKYMGLTANQAITDIQLDRVFIGSCTNSRIEDLRAAAEIAKGRKVAATVKQAIVVPGSGLVKAQAEREGLDKIFLEAGFEWREPGCSMCLAMNPDRLESGEHCASTSNRNFEGRQGAGGRTHLVSPAMAAAAAVTGHFIDVRELIQGSAA